A genome region from Chlorobaculum tepidum TLS includes the following:
- a CDS encoding AAA family ATPase, whose translation MIIQKLRFANLNSLQGEWEIDFTRPEYLSDGLFAITGPTGSGKSTILDAICLGLYGQTPRLGRITKSSNEIMARHSGDCFAEVTFATASGAYRCHWSQHRSRHKRGGELQSQKHEISDAVTGALIQTKLQETLQEVEARTGMDFDRFTRSMLLAQGAFTAFLQADADQRAPVLEQITGTKIYSVISMKVHERRRDELARLERLQLECEGIRLLGDEERRALETERAECIEKERELNAGVETESAAQRWLQEIARLEAALAAIGSEAAALDAEREAFRTDEERLRLARSAAAVEPQYAVLKLKRAQLRRDSEELAAKEAGRPKMEQRWLEAEAQHEATEKALASAQESVTSARPLIAQVRQLDAVIEGKRQEAERRKRELEALEERRGRLDAERAAASASVESARNGLQKLRAWQTEHHADASLVGALSGIRHAFDELHPAAERERAVASGIASVQQAIGQLRDEIAKIELESKASQAAFDEARKALDERKASFTARLDGSTLKALRVELDLLRDRRHLLEEIVALYKSGKELLPKITELGANIETLESEEADATRKLEHARELLAHAEREAAAQENLARMADRVRSLEEERRRLVAGQPCPLCGSEHHPYVEEQVLPESDEAALDVAKRAVQEYSRSVRELEISVAERRTEIEQMRQWRDDLAAMRETSGRQCLALLEKAGVEAPAKEAEPVVLENLAENKRKVEELAGRIEQLDVLEQRIRDDEARLQQLNEAARSDKRRLEQAVDQQRVNRFDLDRLEREREAAQCELAERRQLLRRLVEPYGVAVGDEIAESLVAELEARRDAWRREEERGRSLEESLRIGEVSLRNVAEQIAALDADLAMRREEVEAAFAGVETSKKERRELFGEKLPDAEEERLESLVQAARDRLAASSERFNAARQALAVLDTSIAELRRAVEEEREEVERREAEFGAALAGKGFADEAAFVAACLPEAERERLESAATSLEHRKRDLDLKRSDREARLRDELERRLTTLSADELAVRIGELQAQLRDVQGRVGAIASRLEAHRQAADEHRSKMAAVEAQKAECRRWEMLHSLIGSADGKKFRNFAQGITFEIMIAHANKQLMRMTDRYVLLHDLSGALELSVIDQWQAGEVRSTRNLSGGESFIVSLALALGLSQMSSRNVSVDSLFLDEGFGTLDEEALETALKTLGTLQQSGKLIGIISHVPALRDRIATHIKVTPLTGGRSAIEGPGVSGPR comes from the coding sequence GTGATTATCCAGAAGCTTCGTTTCGCCAATCTGAATTCGTTGCAAGGGGAGTGGGAGATCGATTTCACCCGGCCCGAATATCTTTCGGACGGCCTCTTCGCCATCACCGGCCCGACCGGTTCGGGCAAGAGCACCATTCTCGACGCCATCTGCCTCGGGCTCTATGGCCAGACGCCGCGCCTGGGGCGGATCACCAAAAGCAGCAACGAAATCATGGCGCGCCACTCGGGCGACTGCTTCGCCGAAGTGACCTTCGCGACCGCCTCCGGCGCGTACCGCTGCCACTGGAGCCAGCATCGCTCCCGCCACAAACGCGGCGGCGAGTTGCAGTCCCAGAAGCACGAAATCTCGGACGCCGTGACTGGCGCGCTCATCCAGACAAAATTGCAGGAGACGTTGCAGGAGGTCGAGGCGCGAACCGGCATGGACTTCGATCGCTTCACCCGTTCGATGCTGCTCGCGCAGGGCGCGTTCACGGCGTTCCTGCAAGCTGATGCTGACCAGCGCGCGCCGGTGCTTGAACAGATCACGGGCACAAAGATTTACTCGGTGATTTCGATGAAGGTGCACGAGCGGCGGCGCGACGAGCTGGCGCGGCTCGAACGGCTCCAGCTCGAATGCGAGGGCATCCGGCTGCTCGGCGACGAGGAGCGCCGAGCGCTCGAAACCGAGCGTGCGGAGTGCATCGAAAAAGAGCGCGAGCTGAACGCCGGGGTAGAAACCGAATCGGCGGCTCAGCGCTGGTTGCAGGAGATTGCGCGTCTTGAAGCGGCGCTCGCGGCAATCGGCAGTGAAGCGGCGGCGCTCGACGCCGAGCGCGAGGCGTTCCGTACGGACGAGGAGCGGCTCAGGCTCGCCCGCAGCGCCGCCGCCGTCGAACCGCAGTACGCCGTTCTCAAGCTGAAACGGGCGCAGTTGCGGCGCGACAGCGAGGAACTTGCCGCGAAAGAGGCGGGGCGACCGAAGATGGAGCAAAGATGGCTGGAGGCGGAAGCGCAGCACGAAGCCACCGAAAAAGCGCTCGCTTCGGCGCAGGAGAGCGTCACCTCAGCCAGGCCGCTCATCGCGCAAGTACGTCAGCTCGACGCCGTGATCGAGGGCAAGCGGCAGGAGGCCGAGCGGCGGAAACGGGAGCTGGAGGCGCTCGAAGAGCGTCGCGGGCGGCTCGACGCCGAACGTGCGGCGGCTTCGGCAAGCGTTGAGTCGGCGCGGAACGGGTTGCAAAAGCTTCGCGCCTGGCAGACGGAGCACCACGCGGATGCCTCGCTTGTCGGTGCATTGTCGGGCATCCGGCACGCCTTCGACGAGCTGCACCCGGCAGCGGAGCGGGAGCGGGCCGTTGCGTCCGGCATCGCATCCGTTCAGCAAGCCATCGGTCAGTTGCGGGACGAGATCGCGAAAATAGAGCTGGAGTCGAAAGCGTCGCAAGCCGCATTCGACGAGGCCCGCAAGGCGCTCGACGAGCGCAAAGCGTCGTTCACCGCGCGGCTCGATGGCTCGACCCTGAAAGCGCTTCGCGTTGAGCTCGACCTTCTGCGCGACCGCCGCCACCTGCTTGAGGAGATTGTGGCGCTCTACAAGTCCGGCAAGGAGCTGCTGCCGAAAATCACTGAACTCGGTGCGAATATTGAGACGCTTGAAAGCGAGGAGGCTGACGCCACCCGAAAGCTCGAACACGCGCGTGAACTGCTGGCTCATGCTGAACGCGAGGCGGCGGCGCAGGAGAATCTCGCTCGGATGGCCGACCGGGTGCGCAGCCTCGAAGAGGAGCGTCGCCGCCTCGTCGCCGGTCAGCCCTGCCCCTTGTGCGGCTCGGAGCACCATCCCTATGTTGAAGAACAGGTGCTGCCGGAGAGCGACGAAGCGGCGCTCGACGTGGCGAAGCGAGCCGTGCAGGAGTATTCGCGCTCGGTTCGGGAGCTGGAGATCAGCGTCGCCGAGCGCCGGACGGAGATCGAACAGATGCGGCAGTGGCGCGACGACCTCGCCGCCATGCGCGAAACCTCCGGGCGGCAGTGCCTCGCGCTGCTCGAAAAGGCGGGTGTAGAAGCCCCGGCGAAGGAAGCGGAGCCGGTCGTGCTCGAAAATCTCGCGGAGAACAAGCGCAAGGTTGAGGAGCTTGCCGGACGCATCGAGCAGCTCGACGTGCTCGAACAGCGGATTCGCGACGATGAGGCCCGGTTGCAGCAGCTCAACGAAGCTGCGCGAAGCGACAAGCGGCGTCTCGAACAGGCCGTCGATCAGCAGCGCGTGAACCGCTTCGACCTCGACCGTCTCGAACGCGAGCGAGAAGCGGCGCAATGTGAACTCGCCGAGCGGCGGCAACTCTTGCGACGCCTCGTCGAACCGTACGGTGTTGCGGTTGGCGACGAAATTGCCGAGTCGCTCGTCGCGGAGCTGGAGGCGCGGCGCGATGCATGGCGGCGCGAGGAGGAGCGGGGCCGGAGTCTCGAAGAATCCTTGCGGATTGGCGAGGTGTCGCTGCGCAATGTCGCCGAGCAGATTGCGGCGCTCGACGCCGATCTCGCCATGCGGCGCGAGGAGGTCGAAGCGGCATTCGCCGGTGTCGAGACCAGCAAAAAAGAGCGGCGTGAATTGTTCGGCGAGAAGTTGCCCGATGCTGAAGAGGAGCGGCTCGAAAGCCTGGTGCAGGCGGCGCGTGACCGGCTTGCCGCTTCGTCGGAAAGGTTCAACGCCGCGCGGCAGGCGCTCGCCGTGCTCGACACCTCGATAGCCGAATTGCGCCGCGCCGTCGAAGAGGAGCGCGAGGAGGTCGAACGGCGCGAGGCGGAGTTCGGTGCAGCGCTTGCTGGAAAGGGATTTGCCGACGAGGCGGCGTTTGTCGCCGCTTGTCTGCCGGAGGCCGAGCGGGAGCGGCTCGAAAGCGCCGCGACCTCGCTGGAGCATCGCAAGCGCGACCTCGACCTCAAGCGCTCCGACCGCGAGGCGCGGCTGCGCGACGAACTTGAACGCCGCCTTACGACCTTATCCGCTGACGAGCTTGCGGTGCGGATTGGCGAGCTTCAGGCGCAGCTTCGCGACGTGCAAGGCCGCGTCGGGGCTATCGCGAGCCGGCTCGAAGCGCACCGGCAGGCAGCGGACGAGCATCGCTCGAAAATGGCGGCGGTCGAAGCGCAGAAAGCGGAGTGCCGTCGCTGGGAAATGTTGCACAGCCTCATCGGGTCGGCGGATGGCAAAAAGTTCCGCAACTTCGCGCAGGGCATCACGTTTGAGATCATGATCGCTCACGCCAACAAGCAGCTCATGCGCATGACCGATCGCTACGTGCTCTTGCACGACCTGTCGGGTGCGCTCGAACTCAGCGTGATCGACCAGTGGCAGGCGGGCGAGGTGCGCTCCACGCGCAATCTCTCCGGTGGCGAGAGTTTCATCGTCAGCCTCGCGCTCGCGCTTGGCCTGTCGCAGATGTCGAGCCGGAACGTCAGCGTCGATTCGCTCTTTCTCGATGAAGGGTTCGGCACGCTCGACGAGGAGGCGCTCGAAACAGCCCTGAAAACGCTCGGCACTCTCCAGCAGTCTGGCAAGCTGATCGGCATCATTTCGCACGTGCCCGCCCTGCGGGATCGCATCGCCACGCACATCAAAGTCACGCCGCTCACCGGAGGCCGGAGCGCTATCGAAGGACCCGGTGTCAGCGGCCCCAGGTGA
- a CDS encoding exonuclease SbcCD subunit D C-terminal domain-containing protein has protein sequence MPLRILHTSDWHLGRSLFGRSRLHEFEAFLDWLAGTVESRGIELLVVAGDIFDTTTPGNATQKLYYQFLNRIALTPGSPCRHVVITSGNHDSPTFLDAPKELLRAFDVHVLGATTGDPADEVRLLRDRQGSPEAIVCAVPFLRDRDIRTVEPGESLEDKIRKLSDGVSLHYAEVARIAAERRRSLGADIPVIAMGHLFTAGCVTVEEDGVREIYAGALSIVCSTAFPPVFDYVALGHMHVPQRVDKTEHMRYCGSPIPMGFGEAKQQKLVLQVDFEGREPTVTEIEVPCFQPLERLAGSLDELSAAIAALRSAGSNAWLEIDYRGDEAPATVQEAMEQAVAGSLLEIRRIRNNRPLQQALRHSAANETLQQLDPEAVFNRCLEAYGTDESLRPALVESYREVLRSIREEDVMAEKEGKS, from the coding sequence TTGCCCCTACGCATTCTTCATACATCCGACTGGCATCTCGGGCGGTCGCTGTTCGGGCGGAGCCGCTTGCATGAGTTCGAGGCGTTTCTCGACTGGCTGGCCGGAACCGTCGAGTCGCGCGGCATCGAGCTGCTCGTCGTGGCGGGCGATATTTTCGACACCACCACGCCCGGCAACGCCACGCAGAAACTCTACTATCAATTCCTGAACCGCATCGCTCTCACGCCCGGATCGCCATGCCGCCACGTGGTCATCACGAGCGGCAACCACGATTCGCCCACCTTTCTCGACGCGCCGAAGGAGCTGCTTCGCGCCTTCGACGTGCATGTGCTCGGCGCGACGACCGGTGATCCGGCGGACGAGGTGCGGCTGCTCCGCGATCGGCAGGGAAGTCCCGAGGCGATTGTGTGCGCGGTGCCGTTCTTGCGGGATCGCGACATTCGCACGGTCGAGCCGGGGGAGAGTCTGGAGGACAAAATCCGCAAGCTCTCCGACGGCGTGTCGCTGCACTACGCCGAGGTGGCGCGGATCGCCGCTGAACGCCGTCGGAGTCTCGGTGCGGATATTCCGGTCATCGCGATGGGGCACCTCTTTACGGCGGGGTGTGTCACGGTTGAGGAGGATGGCGTGCGTGAAATTTACGCCGGAGCGCTCTCGATTGTCTGCTCGACCGCCTTTCCGCCTGTTTTCGACTACGTCGCCCTCGGCCACATGCACGTGCCGCAACGGGTCGATAAAACGGAACATATGCGCTACTGCGGCTCGCCGATTCCGATGGGATTTGGCGAGGCGAAGCAGCAAAAGCTGGTGCTTCAGGTTGATTTCGAAGGGCGCGAGCCAACCGTCACGGAGATCGAAGTTCCCTGTTTCCAGCCGCTCGAACGACTCGCCGGGAGCCTCGACGAACTGAGCGCCGCCATCGCTGCGTTGCGGTCGGCGGGCAGCAACGCCTGGCTGGAGATCGACTATCGCGGAGACGAAGCGCCCGCAACCGTGCAGGAGGCGATGGAACAGGCGGTCGCGGGATCGCTGCTCGAAATCCGGCGCATCCGCAACAACCGCCCGCTCCAGCAGGCGCTGCGACACTCCGCAGCGAACGAGACGCTCCAGCAGCTCGATCCCGAAGCGGTCTTCAACCGCTGCCTCGAAGCGTACGGCACCGACGAATCGCTCCGTCCCGCGCTCGTCGAGAGCTACCGCGAAGTGCTGCGCTCAATCCGCGAGGAGGACGTGATGGCCGAAAAGGAGGGGAAATCGTGA
- a CDS encoding DNA recombination protein RmuC translates to MISTLVILLLIILVAVLGFLLLRSQRESNALSVENARLQVEVEHERERAAASLEARRSDEARLEATLENLANRIVEERGAALSEQHRQRLDGLLEPFRLQLDSFRQRIDEVHRSDTELSARLLEQVRQLQELNHQVSDEANNLARAIKGESKKQGDWGELIIERLFEASGLVKGREYTVQESDRTDDGRLVRPDFMVHLPGEKAVIVDAKVSLTAYERWCNEEHEARRSEALREHVQSVRRHVAELERKDYAALRGNRTLDFVIMCIPLEPAYQAAMQADPSLFYELAGKNVVVTGPATLMITLRLIAQIWRRENENRNAELIADKAGRIYDQVVLVAEAMIEARKKLAGVSDTFELAMKRLTEGRGNLAGRAEEIRKLGAKVSKKLPPEITTQQEDEES, encoded by the coding sequence ATGATCTCAACCCTCGTCATCCTCCTGCTTATCATTCTTGTCGCCGTACTCGGCTTCCTGCTTCTGCGCAGTCAGCGGGAGTCGAACGCGCTTTCGGTCGAGAATGCCCGGTTGCAGGTGGAGGTAGAGCATGAGCGGGAACGGGCAGCGGCTTCGCTGGAGGCTCGGCGCTCCGATGAAGCGCGGTTGGAGGCGACGCTTGAGAATCTGGCGAACCGGATCGTGGAGGAGCGGGGGGCGGCGCTTTCGGAGCAGCACCGGCAGCGGCTCGACGGGCTTCTGGAGCCGTTCCGCTTGCAGCTCGACTCGTTCCGGCAGCGCATCGATGAGGTGCATCGCAGCGATACGGAGTTGTCGGCGCGGCTGCTTGAACAGGTGCGGCAGCTTCAGGAGCTGAACCATCAGGTGAGCGACGAGGCTAACAACCTTGCGCGGGCTATCAAGGGCGAGAGCAAGAAGCAGGGGGACTGGGGCGAGTTGATTATCGAGCGGCTCTTCGAGGCGTCGGGTCTCGTCAAAGGGCGCGAATACACCGTGCAGGAGAGCGACCGCACCGACGACGGGCGGCTCGTTCGCCCCGACTTCATGGTGCATCTGCCGGGCGAGAAGGCGGTGATCGTTGATGCGAAGGTGTCGCTGACCGCCTACGAGCGCTGGTGTAACGAGGAGCACGAGGCGCGCCGCAGCGAGGCGTTGCGCGAGCACGTGCAGTCGGTGCGGCGGCACGTGGCCGAGCTGGAACGCAAGGACTACGCGGCGCTCCGAGGCAACCGCACGCTCGACTTCGTCATCATGTGCATCCCGCTCGAGCCGGCCTACCAGGCGGCGATGCAGGCCGATCCGTCGCTCTTTTACGAGCTCGCCGGAAAGAACGTCGTTGTCACCGGCCCGGCGACGCTCATGATTACCCTCCGCCTGATCGCGCAAATCTGGCGGCGCGAAAACGAAAATCGCAACGCCGAACTGATCGCCGACAAAGCGGGCCGCATCTACGACCAGGTGGTGCTTGTTGCCGAAGCGATGATCGAAGCCCGCAAAAAGCTCGCTGGAGTATCCGACACCTTCGAGCTCGCCATGAAACGCCTCACCGAAGGCCGCGGCAACCTTGCCGGACGCGCCGAAGAGATTCGCAAACTCGGCGCGAAGGTGTCTAAAAAGCTGCCGCCGGAAATAACCACGCAGCAAGAGGACGAAGAGTCGTAG
- a CDS encoding nitroreductase family protein produces MIDFNVDSARCTRCGQCVADCPSRIIVMATGEYPSIAPGKEFSCLRCEHCLAVCPEAAISILGFSPDGSTPLKGNLPETDQLETLIAGRRSVRRYCPENLSPELIDKLITVASCAPTGVNARKVRFTVLDDREKTAHFRDEVMERLVRLLEEEALPESKAYYARFVKVWQKHKIDLVFRDAPHLLIATAPKSLSTPRQDCVIALTTFELYAQACGIGTLWNGIATWAIEEMLPEMRQRLGIPDDHAFGYAMLFGKPAVRYARTVQHHPPEIYRVP; encoded by the coding sequence ATGATCGATTTTAACGTTGACAGCGCGCGTTGTACACGGTGCGGGCAATGTGTGGCGGACTGCCCATCCCGGATTATCGTGATGGCAACGGGCGAATATCCCTCCATCGCGCCGGGCAAGGAGTTTTCCTGTTTGCGCTGTGAGCACTGCCTGGCTGTCTGTCCGGAGGCGGCCATTTCCATCCTCGGGTTCAGTCCGGACGGAAGTACACCGCTGAAGGGGAATCTTCCCGAAACAGACCAGCTCGAAACTCTGATCGCCGGTCGTCGCTCGGTGCGGCGCTACTGTCCGGAGAATCTTTCGCCGGAGTTGATCGACAAGCTGATTACGGTCGCATCCTGCGCGCCGACCGGCGTTAACGCGAGAAAGGTACGCTTCACCGTGCTCGATGACCGCGAGAAGACAGCCCATTTCCGTGACGAGGTGATGGAGAGGCTCGTGCGGTTGCTCGAAGAGGAGGCCCTGCCGGAATCGAAGGCGTACTACGCCCGCTTCGTAAAGGTATGGCAGAAGCACAAGATCGATCTTGTTTTCCGGGACGCGCCCCATCTGCTAATCGCCACGGCCCCGAAAAGCCTCTCCACACCGAGGCAGGATTGCGTGATCGCACTGACAACTTTCGAATTGTACGCGCAGGCTTGCGGCATCGGTACGCTCTGGAACGGTATCGCGACCTGGGCGATCGAAGAGATGCTACCTGAAATGCGCCAGCGCCTCGGCATTCCCGACGATCATGCGTTCGGCTATGCTATGCTTTTCGGTAAACCTGCGGTGAGATACGCCCGCACGGTTCAGCACCATCCGCCGGAGATTTATCGTGTGCCATAG
- a CDS encoding DegT/DnrJ/EryC1/StrS family aminotransferase has product MAGAELIGKEELAQIQELFSGEKTTLYRYAPGNYKAREFEEKFAAYMGVKYAHAVSSGTAAIHCALAAAGVGPGDEVITTAWTFIAPVEAAAALGAVPVPVEIDETYHLDPAEVEKAITPKTKAVVAIPMWAAPKMDEIAEICERRGVTLIEDAAQSLGATYKGRKLGTIGKVGSFSFDAGKTLHVGEGGMVITDDKDIYDRVAEFSDHGHMHLPGLLRGKDPRRAKGLNYRLSEVTAAIGVAQLAKIDYILSKARENKYKIKDRISHLSNLTMRPFTDEAGAQGDTLIFKVRDPKAALEFEAHLMEHGFGTKILPEAIDWHYAAVWGHLLKAYDRYRDANLEELWPKTGQLLQSSICLNIPVLMDDATIDKLVAAIISGAEKIG; this is encoded by the coding sequence ATGGCAGGAGCCGAGCTGATTGGGAAAGAGGAACTGGCCCAGATACAGGAGTTATTCAGCGGGGAGAAAACCACGCTGTACCGGTATGCGCCGGGTAACTACAAGGCGAGAGAGTTCGAGGAGAAGTTCGCCGCATATATGGGCGTGAAGTACGCTCACGCCGTTTCGTCGGGCACGGCGGCGATTCACTGCGCGCTGGCGGCTGCGGGCGTCGGCCCGGGCGACGAGGTGATCACCACCGCATGGACCTTCATCGCTCCGGTCGAAGCCGCCGCCGCGCTTGGCGCGGTGCCGGTGCCGGTGGAGATCGACGAGACCTACCACCTTGATCCGGCGGAGGTCGAAAAGGCGATCACGCCGAAGACCAAGGCCGTCGTGGCGATTCCGATGTGGGCCGCACCGAAAATGGACGAAATCGCCGAAATCTGCGAGCGCCGCGGCGTGACGCTCATTGAAGACGCCGCCCAGTCGCTCGGCGCGACCTACAAAGGCCGCAAGCTCGGCACCATCGGCAAGGTTGGCTCCTTCTCCTTCGATGCGGGCAAAACGCTGCACGTCGGTGAGGGCGGCATGGTCATCACCGACGACAAGGATATCTACGACCGCGTGGCCGAATTTTCCGACCACGGCCACATGCACCTGCCTGGCCTGCTGCGCGGCAAGGATCCGCGCCGCGCCAAGGGTCTGAACTACCGACTCAGCGAAGTGACTGCCGCCATCGGCGTCGCCCAGCTCGCCAAAATCGACTACATCCTCTCCAAAGCGCGGGAGAACAAGTACAAGATTAAAGATCGCATCAGCCACCTCAGCAACCTCACGATGCGCCCCTTCACCGACGAAGCTGGAGCGCAGGGCGATACGCTGATCTTCAAGGTTCGCGATCCCAAGGCTGCGTTGGAGTTCGAGGCGCACCTGATGGAGCACGGTTTCGGCACCAAGATTTTGCCCGAAGCGATCGACTGGCACTACGCTGCTGTCTGGGGTCATCTCCTGAAGGCCTACGACCGGTACCGCGATGCCAACCTTGAAGAGTTGTGGCCGAAAACCGGCCAGCTTCTCCAGAGCAGCATCTGCCTGAATATCCCCGTGCTGATGGACGACGCCACCATCGACAAACTCGTTGCCGCCATTATTTCCGGTGCCGAGAAGATCGGGTAA
- a CDS encoding iron-containing alcohol dehydrogenase, protein MNFFLSTDLCIGVNEALSVHEHLQSLGIAKPGIIYDASLSENLYFQDVLRNINACYANAVVYCNEFRGEPTYRHLENVAEFFRRELPDGLVAIGGGSTIDLGKGVALLLTNNVPALSLKGFPKDVSDPVPLVTVPSLLGSGAEVSYNAVFIDEDEGRKLGINSRKNFPKRSVIDPKLSMSAPMESVIASAMDSLVHCVDSFGSVKHTALSRIFSIEGFQRTFYALQQGQLDRAESRLDLALGSICGVTALMNSGDGPTNGFAYYVGVKHQVPHGLAGAIFLKEVMRYNVNKGYDKYALLNPARKEGASARESALELLEQMDALYCQLAIPNLVPYGYGKGNVAELASKASQALSGSFGGNPVEFNEESARVVIDALT, encoded by the coding sequence ATGAACTTTTTTCTTTCCACCGACCTGTGTATCGGGGTCAACGAGGCCCTCTCTGTGCATGAGCATCTTCAGTCGCTCGGCATCGCCAAACCGGGTATCATCTACGATGCAAGCCTTTCAGAAAACCTCTATTTCCAGGATGTACTGCGCAACATCAACGCCTGCTACGCCAATGCGGTCGTCTATTGCAACGAGTTCAGGGGCGAGCCGACCTACCGGCATCTCGAAAATGTCGCGGAGTTTTTCCGCCGAGAACTGCCCGATGGTCTGGTGGCTATCGGAGGCGGCAGCACCATCGATCTCGGCAAGGGAGTTGCGCTTCTCCTGACCAACAACGTTCCGGCGCTTTCGCTCAAGGGCTTCCCGAAGGATGTGAGCGACCCAGTGCCGCTCGTGACCGTGCCTTCACTGCTTGGCAGCGGTGCTGAGGTGAGCTATAACGCGGTCTTCATCGACGAGGATGAAGGACGCAAGCTCGGTATCAACAGCCGCAAGAACTTCCCGAAACGCTCGGTCATCGATCCGAAACTCTCGATGAGCGCTCCGATGGAGAGCGTCATCGCCTCGGCGATGGACAGCCTCGTGCACTGCGTGGACAGCTTTGGTTCGGTCAAGCACACCGCGCTGAGCCGCATCTTTTCGATCGAAGGTTTCCAGCGCACCTTCTACGCATTGCAGCAGGGACAGCTCGACCGCGCCGAATCACGTCTCGACCTCGCTCTTGGCAGCATTTGCGGCGTCACGGCGCTCATGAACTCCGGGGACGGCCCGACCAACGGTTTCGCCTACTACGTCGGCGTGAAGCACCAGGTGCCGCACGGCCTTGCGGGTGCGATCTTCCTCAAGGAGGTGATGCGTTACAACGTCAACAAGGGATATGACAAATACGCGCTGCTCAATCCAGCCCGAAAAGAGGGCGCATCGGCAAGGGAGTCCGCGCTGGAACTGCTCGAACAGATGGACGCGCTCTACTGCCAGCTCGCCATTCCGAACCTCGTACCCTACGGCTACGGCAAAGGCAACGTCGCCGAGCTGGCCAGCAAAGCCTCGCAGGCGCTTTCGGGATCGTTCGGTGGCAACCCTGTGGAGTTTAACGAAGAGTCGGCCCGGGTGGTAATCGACGCGCTGACTTGA
- a CDS encoding cytidylyltransferase domain-containing protein, with product MRTAAIIPARGGSKGLKNKNIHPIAGLPLLAWSVLQALDAEHVDQVFVTTDDAAIAQVARQFGAEVIDRPERISGDKATSESALLHALEVIAERYGAEPETVVFLQATSPLRKPGDIDRAIELFRLEGADSLISVTRADDLTIWEQRGGDWNSVNFDYRNRGMRQDRPSQFIENGSIYLFTPSVLREFGNRIGQKLSVYLMEFWQTWEIDTIEEVDLVEFYLKQKGIDRSFLRS from the coding sequence ATGCGGACGGCAGCCATCATTCCGGCGCGCGGCGGCTCGAAGGGCCTGAAAAACAAGAATATCCACCCCATAGCTGGTCTTCCGCTGCTGGCATGGAGCGTCTTGCAGGCTTTGGATGCCGAACACGTCGATCAGGTTTTCGTGACTACTGACGACGCGGCCATCGCTCAGGTGGCACGGCAGTTCGGTGCGGAGGTGATCGATCGCCCGGAGCGCATCAGCGGCGACAAGGCGACCTCGGAGTCGGCGCTCTTGCACGCGCTCGAAGTGATTGCCGAGCGGTACGGCGCGGAGCCGGAGACGGTCGTGTTCCTGCAAGCAACCTCGCCCTTACGCAAGCCGGGGGACATCGATCGCGCCATCGAACTGTTTCGGCTCGAAGGGGCCGATTCGCTCATTTCGGTGACGCGGGCCGACGACCTGACCATATGGGAACAGCGCGGAGGCGACTGGAATAGTGTGAACTTCGACTATCGGAATCGCGGAATGCGGCAGGATCGACCGTCGCAGTTCATCGAAAACGGCTCGATCTACCTCTTTACGCCCTCGGTGCTGCGCGAGTTCGGTAATCGTATTGGCCAGAAGCTTTCGGTGTATCTGATGGAGTTCTGGCAGACCTGGGAGATCGATACCATTGAGGAGGTCGATCTCGTCGAATTTTACCTGAAGCAGAAAGGCATCGATCGTTCGTTCCTCCGATCCTGA